The Cyclopterus lumpus isolate fCycLum1 chromosome 12, fCycLum1.pri, whole genome shotgun sequence genome window below encodes:
- the mrps24 gene encoding 28S ribosomal protein S24, mitochondrial yields MAASLSSAASASLLRTAFRSGSLCGSSGSRALHVSAARCKNQAARARVGKGDRPLTYEQALPPHHIGHRKGWLSQHPSNLRGEEGAAERTVEDVFVRRFMFGTFHGCLANEVVIKRRGNVLVVCALMLQRMPPPKFYFLIGYSEALLSHLYKCPVKLEVQTLQDKTVYKYL; encoded by the exons ATGGCGGCGTCCTTGAGCAGCGCAGCGAGCGCGAGTCTGCTG AGGACGGCGTTCCGGTCCGGCTCGCTGTGCGGCTCCTCCGGGAGCCGAGCCCTCCACGTGTCTGCAGCGCGCTGCAAG AATCAAGCCGCTCGCGCCCGCGTGGGCAAAGGCGACAGACCGCTGACGTACGAGCAGGCGCTGCCGCCGCATCACATCGGCCACCGCAAAGGATGGCTGTCACAGCACCCGA gTAACCTGCGAGGTGAGGAGGGCGCGGCCGAGCGGACCGTGGAGGACGTGTTCGTGAGGCGCTTCATGTTCGGGACCTTCCACGGCTGCCTGGCCAACGAGGTCGTGATCAAGCGGCGGGGCAACGTGCTCGTGGTGTGCGCGCTCATGCTGCAGAGGATGCCGCCGCCCAAGTTCTACTTCCTCATCGGCTACTCGGAGGCGCTGCTGTCGCACCTCTACAAATGCCCCGTCAAGCTGGAGGTGCAGACCCTGCAGGACAAAACCGTGTACAAGTACCTCTGA
- the nudcd3 gene encoding nudC domain-containing protein 3, which yields MQMTEMYDHALLGILQHAGNIKDFLQVYFGFLYRKTDFYRLLSAPNEKMGFPPGVAEKMVLKTFRLFEKLAESDRERQRSELQRREERREEKREGKREKREGKREEEEEEERREEENRHVPPALQELEVAAEETVEQSVEEKEEEKKKEEEEEEEEEEEKEEKEKEEKEEKEEKEKEERQPSGVPAPASTGATGGASDPTSTEASQEKFQSDPDSYNGAVRENYSWSQDYTDLEIRVFVPETVVKGRQVRVGLQTGSMQVCVLEGAEQKTLMEGEFTHKINTENSLWSLEPGSCVLLSLSKTSEVWWNAVLKGEKEIDINRINRERSMATVDEEEHAVLDRLSFDYHQKLQGKPQSHETKVHNMLKKGWEADGSPFKGQQFDPSMFDIPPSAVQF from the exons ATGCAGATGACGGAGATGTACGACCACGCGCTGCTCGGGATCCTGCAGCACGCCGGGAACATCAAGGACTTCCTGCAGGTTTATTTCGGGTTTCTGTACCGCAAGACGGACTTCTATCGCCTGCTGTCGGCCCCCAACGAGAAGATGGGCTTCCCCCCCGGGGTGGCGGAGAAGATGGTGTTGAAG aCGTTCAGGCTGTTCGAGAAGCTGGCAGAGAGCGACCGCGAGAGGCAGCGGAGCGAgctgcagaggagggaggagaggagggaggagaagagggaggggaagagggagaagagggaggggaagagggaggaggaggaggaggaggagaggagggaggaggagaaccgGCACGTCCCTCCGGCGCTGCAAGAGCTGGAGGTCGCCGCTGAGGAGACGGTGGAGCAGAGCGttgaggaaaaggaagaggagaagaagaaggaggaggaggaggaggaggaggaggaggaggagaaggaggagaaggagaaggaggagaaggaggagaaggaggagaaggagaaagaggagcgcCAACCGTCAGGTGTTCCGGCTCCGGCCTCCACGGGAGCGACCGGCGGCGCTTCAGACCCGACTTCAACAGAAGC gagtcAGGAGAAGTTTCAGTCGGACCCCGACAGCTACAACGGCGCCGTGAGGGAGAACTACAGCTGGTCTCAGGACTACACCGACCTGGAGATCCGGGTGTTCGTACCGGAGACGGTCGTCAAAGGCCGACAG GTGCGAGTCGGGCTGCAGACCGGCagcatgcaggtgtgtgtgctggaggGGGCGGAGCAGAAGACGCTGATGGAGGGAGAGTTCACACACAAGATCAACACGGAGAACTCCCTCTGGAGCCTGGAGCCGGGGAGCTGTGTGctg ctGTCGCTCAGCAAGACCTCGGAGGTTTGGTGGAACGCGGTCCtgaaaggagaaaaggagatCGACATCAACCGAATAAACCGCGAGCGCTCGATGGCGACGGTGGACGAGGAGGAGCACGCGGTGCTGGACCGGCTCTCCTTCGACTACCACCAGAAGCTGCAGGGCAAGCCCCAGAGCCACGAGACG AAGGTGCACAACATGCTGAAGAAGGGCTGGGAGGCCGACGGCTCGCCCTTCAAAGGGCAGCAGTTCGACCCCTCCATGTTCGACATCCCGCCCAGCGCCGTGCAGTTCTGA